The proteins below are encoded in one region of Bacteroidota bacterium:
- a CDS encoding PTS sugar transporter subunit IIA, producing MKLITYLRPEYVEIGIRAASKDELISTMVEIAARNPNVLDKSKVATAITERERIMSTGVGKGFAIPHGKTDAVSDIVLAFGVTAEPVDYASMDNEPVRLVLLLVSRESDVGVRLKLLSRASKVMNSESARKALTEATSKEEVLEIFRSEEEKIGD from the coding sequence ATGAAGCTCATCACCTATCTTCGCCCGGAGTACGTCGAGATCGGCATTCGTGCCGCCTCGAAGGACGAACTCATTTCCACCATGGTCGAGATTGCGGCCCGCAATCCGAACGTCCTGGATAAATCCAAAGTCGCGACGGCAATCACCGAGCGCGAGCGTATCATGAGTACCGGCGTCGGAAAAGGGTTTGCGATTCCCCACGGGAAGACAGATGCAGTCAGCGACATCGTCCTGGCATTCGGCGTCACGGCAGAGCCGGTCGATTATGCATCGATGGATAATGAGCCGGTGCGACTGGTCCTGCTGCTCGTCAGCCGCGAGAGCGATGTCGGCGTTCGCTTGAAGTTGCTCTCGAGAGCATCGAAAGTGATGAATTCGGAATCTGCACGCAAAGCGCTCACCGAAGCCACATCCAAGGAAGAAGTACTCGAGATCTTCCGAAGCGAAGAGGAGAAGATCGGAGACTGA
- a CDS encoding histidine--tRNA ligase, producing the protein MNIKAPRGTKDIIGPESLLWQEIERAVDETAREFGFLEIRTPIFESSTLFKRSVGEASDLMVAKEMYLFTDKGGEEMALRPELTASVVRAAVEHNLLNAQGALAKLYYNSAPMFRYERPQLGRQRQFHQFGIELLGSGSPLADLQVISFAHAVYRRLGFVNFELRLNTLGSNEVRAKWQEYLVTYLKKYLGDLSEDSRRRLETNPIRILDSKNPRDREIVADAPAILDYLDDADRAHFESLGRHLTDAGIVFRIDPLLVRGLDYYTRTVFELTSSDLGSQDALCGGGRYDALVEQLGGPATPAVGFAAGVERLVIVLEKLRGSVPSPALDAYIVLAEKSATRQLIDISSQLHGAGFSCQYDLQDRSVKAQMRDAGRLGARFVVMLGADEIAAGTVTLKNMADGSQESIAPYLLQERLRKP; encoded by the coding sequence ATGAATATCAAAGCACCGCGCGGAACGAAGGATATCATCGGGCCAGAATCGCTCTTGTGGCAAGAGATCGAACGCGCCGTCGACGAAACTGCACGCGAGTTCGGATTTCTTGAGATCCGCACGCCGATCTTCGAATCGAGCACACTCTTCAAGCGATCGGTCGGCGAAGCAAGCGACCTGATGGTCGCAAAAGAGATGTATCTGTTCACCGATAAAGGCGGCGAGGAGATGGCTCTTCGACCGGAGCTCACAGCATCGGTCGTCCGGGCGGCCGTCGAACACAATCTTCTCAACGCACAGGGCGCTCTGGCAAAGCTCTACTATAACAGTGCGCCGATGTTCCGCTACGAACGTCCGCAGCTTGGCCGCCAACGGCAATTTCATCAGTTCGGGATCGAACTCCTCGGTTCGGGCAGTCCGCTGGCCGATTTGCAGGTGATCTCGTTCGCACATGCAGTGTATCGCCGCCTCGGATTTGTGAATTTCGAGCTTCGGCTCAATACGCTCGGTTCGAACGAGGTCCGGGCGAAGTGGCAGGAATATCTTGTCACGTATCTAAAGAAATATCTGGGCGATCTTTCGGAAGATAGCCGTCGCCGTCTCGAAACGAACCCGATCCGGATTCTCGATTCGAAGAATCCTCGCGACCGCGAGATCGTCGCCGATGCTCCGGCCATTCTCGACTATCTCGACGATGCCGATCGCGCGCACTTCGAATCGCTCGGGCGGCATCTGACCGATGCCGGTATCGTATTTCGTATCGATCCGCTGCTCGTTCGCGGTCTCGACTACTACACTCGAACGGTATTCGAGCTAACGTCAAGCGACCTTGGCTCGCAGGATGCACTCTGCGGAGGCGGCAGATATGATGCGCTCGTCGAACAGCTTGGCGGGCCGGCGACGCCGGCTGTCGGCTTCGCTGCAGGCGTCGAACGCCTGGTAATCGTGCTTGAAAAACTGCGCGGCAGCGTCCCGTCGCCCGCGCTCGATGCCTATATCGTGCTGGCGGAGAAGTCTGCAACGCGCCAGCTGATCGACATTTCGAGCCAGCTCCACGGAGCAGGGTTCAGTTGCCAATATGATCTGCAAGATCGCTCTGTCAAGGCGCAAATGCGCGACGCAGGACGCCTCGGCGCTCGGTTCGTCGTAATGCTTGGCGCTGACGAAATCGCAGCAGGAACGGTCACCCTGAAGAACATGGCCGACGGCTCCCAAGAGAGCATCGCCCCCTATCTTCTGCAGGAGCGCCTGAGAAAGCCGTAA
- a CDS encoding histone H1 has product MDRFNELKALVDSFEADFEKFYVKGNKSAGVRVRKAMNELKKKAQEIRLEVQTLKGGEEKQA; this is encoded by the coding sequence ATGGATCGCTTTAACGAATTGAAAGCACTCGTCGATAGCTTCGAGGCTGATTTCGAGAAATTTTACGTCAAAGGCAATAAGTCAGCCGGCGTACGCGTGCGCAAGGCGATGAATGAGCTGAAAAAGAAAGCCCAAGAGATCCGTCTGGAAGTTCAGACCCTCAAGGGAGGCGAAGAAAAGCAGGCGTAA
- a CDS encoding T9SS type A sorting domain-containing protein encodes MRRSLTILCAVFLGVGIARGQILNAGFESWTNGEPDGWQTSNAAPQLINVSPSSDAHSGSFSLRAEVVSYANSLFAPTLQNRSTSHKGSGVNQRVSALTGWIKFHSDSGDVLQISLVAAMGESAIGGGSLITSNNVSEWDQISIPISYTFSSYVPDTILIYCSIKGAQSTAPHLGTWFELDDLGFSDPVEATGFEKGESSDLSVYPNPVSWFSTVRLRIPTASMVRAVVYNVNGQEVSTVYAGMSGSAEVSFPIDASSLSNGVYYLRVEGGGKQFGRTLIVRH; translated from the coding sequence ATGAGACGATCACTGACCATCCTGTGTGCTGTATTCTTGGGCGTTGGCATTGCTCGGGGGCAAATCCTGAATGCGGGGTTTGAATCCTGGACCAATGGCGAGCCCGACGGTTGGCAGACATCGAATGCAGCGCCGCAGCTCATAAACGTCTCCCCATCGAGTGACGCACATTCGGGTTCGTTTTCGCTGCGTGCCGAAGTGGTCAGCTACGCGAATAGCCTCTTTGCGCCCACGCTGCAGAACCGCTCGACCTCGCATAAAGGCTCCGGTGTCAATCAGCGTGTCAGCGCGCTCACAGGCTGGATCAAATTTCATTCCGACAGCGGCGATGTCCTTCAGATATCACTCGTTGCCGCAATGGGGGAATCGGCGATCGGGGGCGGTTCGCTCATTACGTCGAACAATGTAAGTGAATGGGACCAGATTAGTATTCCGATCTCATATACGTTCTCGTCCTACGTTCCGGATACGATCTTGATCTATTGCTCGATCAAAGGTGCTCAATCGACCGCACCGCATCTGGGGACGTGGTTCGAGTTGGACGACCTGGGATTCTCGGATCCGGTTGAGGCGACTGGATTTGAAAAAGGGGAATCGTCGGATCTTTCGGTGTATCCTAATCCGGTGTCTTGGTTCTCAACCGTTCGACTTCGCATCCCCACCGCATCGATGGTGCGAGCAGTGGTGTATAACGTGAACGGGCAGGAGGTGTCGACCGTGTATGCAGGGATGTCGGGTTCGGCAGAAGTATCGTTTCCGATCGATGCATCCTCGTTATCGAACGGTGTGTATTATCTGCGGGTGGAGGGAGGCGGGAAACAGTTCGGACGGACATTGATCGTCCGCCACTAA
- a CDS encoding RNA polymerase sigma factor, which yields MSSELQQKHDHFLSLLTPIRTSLARFCRAITSDDDAARDLASETILVAYEHLETLRDPSRFRSYCFQIASRHAKRSRWRERNRVAYDATFAEALADTGPSPETSAEVRLLYEALDTLPTNVRDAIVLFEISGLSLEEIRQIQGGSLSGVKSRIARGRKQLARLLGVRDDAQESVRMVENNTTERTHYRFARTDASALRANTKSTIL from the coding sequence ATGAGTAGCGAGCTTCAGCAGAAGCATGATCACTTTTTGTCTCTCTTGACGCCGATCCGAACGTCGTTGGCGCGGTTCTGCCGTGCCATCACGTCGGACGACGACGCTGCGCGGGACCTCGCCTCAGAAACGATTCTCGTTGCGTACGAACACCTCGAGACACTTCGCGACCCGAGCCGATTCCGAAGTTATTGCTTCCAGATCGCCTCCCGCCACGCGAAACGATCGAGGTGGCGCGAACGCAACCGGGTCGCCTACGACGCGACGTTCGCCGAGGCGCTGGCCGATACCGGCCCGAGCCCCGAAACGAGCGCGGAAGTCCGCCTCCTTTACGAAGCACTCGACACATTGCCGACGAACGTTCGCGATGCGATCGTGCTCTTCGAGATCAGCGGGCTGTCGCTCGAGGAGATCCGTCAGATTCAGGGCGGATCGCTTTCCGGGGTGAAATCGCGCATTGCACGGGGCCGCAAGCAACTGGCCCGGTTGCTCGGCGTGCGTGACGATGCGCAGGAGAGTGTCAGAATGGTGGAGAACAACACAACAGAACGAACGCACTATCGCTTCGCACGGACCGATGCGTCGGCCCTGCGAGCGAACACGAAATCGACGATCCTATGA
- a CDS encoding T9SS type A sorting domain-containing protein, whose translation MNKNAHEHQRLDDLFAAARRTDPPAPSEADVRMLLERADAMQPVSQSFTLNKGIWIMSTITTLSAAALVAYLSMGSASDRTAPATASRSAERMLTVTPSDQHTAVTDTSHHPAVTMRFVVKPDGTSTTEPRPTQSLMAPMEVHGITPVAIDESQRQHFGLETVDGKGLSYLVKEMNGRYQRWIIPDKGWGVVTGKDEVPASNIFILNPVIVTDARGNRRMINYVDPNHSISMSRNTDEIDDSSTHTFKQQFKFKIVDSTNDPVSRLQSMLHFNTNDSVGARIQTQLHQALNEIKELTIDTTGTHRKENVNVMQMIINAGGDNKLPLEERERMMRNELPPEIREDDSTSTPMVKRIVRFNINTVSKNGSDPKANTVPSMDHPFIFRIDDMKEVEETLFAKINTLVPILVREATTVTRNSRENVDYDNGVIFWCEPSPELTQALTSQRSNEHPFNTTVTNQPVTTSTGALSNAQINPNPAWATTTVHFTLAEPRMVAFSVHNILGKKMLDCGEVEYGAGEQTRSLSLDGLSDGMYMVVMTTDHGEQMIQRIVVRRLGE comes from the coding sequence ATGAATAAGAACGCCCACGAACATCAGCGTCTCGACGATCTCTTCGCCGCTGCCCGGCGAACAGACCCGCCCGCACCGAGCGAGGCAGACGTGCGAATGCTTCTCGAGCGAGCCGATGCCATGCAGCCAGTTTCACAGTCATTTACTTTGAATAAAGGAATCTGGATCATGTCAACGATCACAACGCTTTCGGCTGCGGCACTCGTGGCCTACCTATCGATGGGTTCGGCATCCGATCGCACAGCCCCTGCAACCGCATCCCGCTCAGCGGAGCGTATGCTGACGGTCACTCCGTCCGATCAGCATACAGCAGTAACCGATACATCCCATCACCCTGCGGTAACGATGCGATTTGTCGTGAAACCCGACGGAACCTCCACTACCGAACCACGACCGACACAATCGCTCATGGCACCGATGGAGGTACACGGTATCACTCCGGTCGCCATCGACGAATCGCAACGTCAACACTTCGGTCTCGAAACCGTTGACGGGAAAGGCCTCTCGTACCTCGTCAAAGAGATGAACGGCCGCTATCAACGCTGGATCATCCCCGATAAGGGCTGGGGCGTCGTCACAGGGAAGGATGAAGTACCCGCATCGAACATATTCATCCTCAACCCGGTCATCGTCACCGATGCGCGCGGCAATCGTCGGATGATCAACTATGTCGATCCGAACCACTCGATCAGCATGAGCCGAAATACCGACGAGATCGACGATAGTTCGACGCATACATTCAAGCAACAATTCAAGTTCAAGATCGTCGATAGCACCAACGATCCGGTAAGCCGCCTACAGTCGATGCTTCACTTCAATACGAACGATAGCGTCGGCGCCCGGATACAGACCCAACTGCATCAAGCGCTCAATGAGATCAAGGAATTGACGATCGACACTACAGGCACACACCGAAAGGAGAATGTGAACGTCATGCAGATGATCATTAATGCAGGCGGAGATAACAAACTCCCGCTCGAAGAACGCGAACGGATGATGCGGAACGAACTGCCGCCGGAGATTCGCGAAGACGACAGCACGAGCACTCCGATGGTCAAACGGATCGTTCGCTTTAATATCAATACGGTCTCGAAGAACGGCTCCGATCCGAAGGCCAACACGGTACCGTCGATGGATCACCCCTTCATCTTCCGTATCGACGACATGAAGGAGGTCGAGGAAACACTCTTTGCGAAGATCAATACCCTTGTCCCGATCCTCGTTCGCGAGGCAACCACCGTCACCCGCAACAGCCGCGAGAACGTCGACTACGACAACGGCGTGATCTTCTGGTGCGAACCCTCGCCGGAGCTGACGCAGGCGCTTACGTCGCAACGCTCGAACGAACATCCGTTCAATACCACTGTCACGAATCAGCCGGTCACTACATCGACCGGCGCACTCTCGAACGCACAGATCAACCCCAACCCGGCATGGGCGACGACCACCGTTCATTTCACACTCGCCGAGCCGCGAATGGTTGCATTCTCCGTGCACAACATCCTTGGGAAAAAGATGCTTGATTGCGGCGAAGTAGAGTACGGGGCCGGCGAGCAAACGCGCTCACTGTCGCTCGACGGACTTTCCGACGGAATGTACATGGTTGTGATGACCACCGATCACGGCGAGCAGATGATCCAACGAATCGTCGTTCGTCGGTTGGGCGAATAA
- a CDS encoding T9SS type A sorting domain-containing protein has translation MNHNRSLLALLSLFLPIAVSAQVTFTQTAGPGTNQIWSFAKLKNNVVLVATSKKVFRSSDQGATWSPSVQQFDISTKGTLAVDPTGSKAYCMDASGLSTSTDQGATWTRVTSLSATNLFGIAVNSAGTIFAGSFGAGVYVSTDDGSSWNAHSNGLPREPGVNDLYPIVRVVAAPNGSVYAIAQGGGLARSTDQGNSWTVVGDGILPQTIGGCAVAYDGKIYVSGQTGVFVSGDDGANWQNIAGSNGLTVTGGGEIATDDAGSGVLLSSAGALWMTTGGSWSNVRAATSDDHNALLIGGSDAYFLDGMANNSLFRSMDNGQNWAPSAKGIISAAVPAFVADRDGRLFAVADTNGLYVSNDFGDTWNIISDPALVTHNISSICACPNGDLYATIYGLGLMQSTDKGQHWTNQAPNMPGTNKPYMLASCCTPSGDVFAAGFNGTIYRSTNGGSTWAIKRSGVPTDTVTKLVSSSVGVVFAVCASGVYSTVNNGDTWQSGTSSPANVTAITSIGGVTFAANGAGIFASSDSGKNWQQINASIIRGTGLVAAHGGGGYYATTTTDLVYSADGFTWKQQQFPFATAPIGMIQDPKYGVIYVATAGSGLYRSPAPKGVNDAPRSQAAQPTLSVENYPNPFVASTTVRYEIAAASEVELAITDLTGKFVVQLASGKQEAGMHSVIFDAPSMHLPSGVYLCTLRCNGTAVTTPVIYLSK, from the coding sequence ATGAATCATAATCGATCGCTCCTTGCGCTGCTGAGTCTCTTTCTTCCGATCGCAGTATCCGCGCAGGTCACATTTACTCAGACGGCCGGGCCTGGCACCAACCAGATATGGTCGTTCGCGAAACTCAAGAATAACGTCGTGCTCGTTGCGACTTCAAAGAAGGTATTCCGATCGAGCGATCAGGGGGCGACGTGGTCGCCATCTGTGCAGCAGTTCGACATTTCGACGAAAGGGACGCTTGCTGTCGATCCGACGGGGTCGAAGGCGTATTGCATGGATGCATCGGGCCTGAGTACCTCGACGGATCAGGGCGCGACCTGGACGCGCGTAACAAGTCTTTCGGCAACGAATCTCTTCGGTATCGCCGTCAATTCCGCCGGTACGATCTTTGCCGGTTCCTTCGGCGCCGGTGTGTATGTTTCGACTGATGACGGATCAAGCTGGAATGCCCATTCGAATGGCCTGCCTCGCGAACCCGGAGTGAACGATCTGTATCCGATCGTGCGCGTAGTCGCAGCACCGAATGGATCGGTGTATGCGATCGCGCAAGGGGGCGGGCTTGCGCGTTCGACCGATCAGGGCAACTCGTGGACCGTCGTCGGTGATGGCATTCTGCCTCAGACCATTGGTGGATGTGCTGTTGCATACGATGGCAAGATCTACGTGAGCGGCCAGACAGGCGTGTTCGTATCGGGCGACGACGGTGCGAACTGGCAGAACATCGCGGGCAGCAACGGATTGACTGTGACCGGTGGCGGAGAGATTGCGACCGACGATGCCGGATCCGGAGTGTTGCTTAGCTCGGCAGGTGCGTTGTGGATGACCACAGGCGGCTCGTGGTCCAACGTTCGTGCCGCAACCTCCGACGATCATAATGCCCTCCTGATCGGCGGCAGCGATGCATACTTTCTCGACGGTATGGCGAATAACAGTCTGTTCCGTTCGATGGATAACGGACAGAATTGGGCTCCGTCGGCAAAAGGGATCATCTCGGCTGCTGTACCGGCGTTCGTCGCCGACCGTGATGGGCGTCTATTTGCCGTTGCGGATACCAACGGCCTCTATGTTTCCAACGACTTCGGCGATACCTGGAACATCATTAGCGATCCGGCGCTCGTAACACACAATATCAGTTCGATCTGTGCCTGCCCGAACGGCGACCTATATGCAACGATCTATGGGCTCGGCCTAATGCAGTCGACCGATAAAGGACAGCATTGGACGAATCAGGCGCCGAACATGCCGGGCACGAACAAGCCATATATGCTTGCGTCGTGTTGTACGCCTTCCGGCGACGTCTTCGCGGCGGGGTTCAACGGTACGATTTATCGGAGCACGAATGGAGGCAGCACCTGGGCGATCAAACGCAGCGGCGTTCCTACCGATACGGTCACGAAACTCGTATCGAGCTCGGTTGGGGTTGTGTTTGCAGTTTGTGCAAGCGGGGTGTATTCCACTGTCAATAATGGCGATACCTGGCAGTCCGGAACAAGTTCGCCCGCAAACGTTACGGCAATCACATCGATCGGCGGTGTGACCTTCGCTGCAAATGGGGCTGGTATCTTTGCGTCGAGCGATTCGGGGAAGAACTGGCAACAGATCAATGCATCGATTATCCGAGGGACCGGGCTCGTCGCTGCACACGGCGGCGGGGGATATTACGCAACGACAACAACCGATCTTGTCTATAGCGCCGACGGCTTCACATGGAAGCAACAGCAGTTTCCATTCGCGACTGCGCCGATCGGAATGATCCAAGACCCGAAGTACGGGGTGATCTACGTTGCGACTGCAGGCTCCGGCCTCTACCGCAGTCCGGCTCCGAAGGGGGTAAACGATGCGCCGCGTTCACAGGCCGCTCAGCCGACGTTGTCCGTCGAGAATTATCCGAATCCGTTCGTTGCATCCACGACAGTTCGCTATGAAATTGCAGCGGCTTCCGAGGTCGAACTTGCGATTACAGACCTTACCGGGAAGTTCGTCGTGCAGTTGGCAAGCGGCAAACAGGAAGCCGGCATGCATTCGGTTATCTTCGACGCACCTTCGATGCATCTGCCGTCCGGTGTATATCTGTGCACGCTCCGATGCAACGGTACTGCAGTAACGACTCCGGTAATCTACCTGAGCAAGTAA
- a CDS encoding gamma-glutamyl-gamma-aminobutyrate hydrolase family protein, protein MKISIGLSYAPASTSKYQRYTSSLMSAAATLGHELEVIDLSEHPDAIERVDGIVFTGGADVDPIRYHNEAARAQCEDIDEVRDRNEFAFAQRADERRLPIFGICRGLQMLNVHYGGTLIADLPSAGYLPHSKIDAADRRHEVHVEPGTLLKRLTRRTTSEVTSAHHQAIETPAPGMKISARSEADGVVEAIEWDDKEHKPFFLAVQWHPERMDFDEPLAGELFEQFVSETAMHALLAHRM, encoded by the coding sequence ATGAAGATATCCATCGGCCTGAGTTACGCTCCGGCATCGACGAGTAAATACCAGCGGTATACATCCTCGCTCATGAGTGCGGCTGCAACGCTGGGACACGAACTGGAGGTGATCGATCTCTCGGAGCATCCCGATGCGATCGAACGTGTCGATGGCATCGTCTTTACCGGCGGGGCAGACGTCGATCCGATTCGTTACCACAACGAAGCGGCTCGTGCGCAGTGTGAAGATATCGACGAAGTCCGCGACCGAAACGAATTCGCGTTTGCGCAGCGTGCCGACGAACGCCGTTTGCCGATCTTCGGTATTTGTCGCGGACTGCAGATGCTCAACGTCCACTATGGCGGTACGCTGATTGCCGATCTTCCGAGTGCAGGATATCTCCCGCATTCCAAGATCGACGCTGCCGACCGTCGTCATGAAGTCCATGTAGAACCTGGGACGCTGCTCAAGCGACTGACACGTCGAACGACGAGCGAAGTGACGAGCGCCCATCATCAGGCGATCGAGACGCCGGCGCCGGGGATGAAGATCAGCGCACGCTCGGAAGCGGATGGTGTCGTCGAGGCGATCGAATGGGACGATAAAGAGCATAAACCGTTTTTTCTGGCCGTTCAATGGCATCCCGAGCGGATGGACTTCGACGAGCCGCTTGCCGGAGAACTCTTCGAGCAGTTCGTTTCCGAGACGGCTATGCATGCGCTGCTCGCTCACCGAATGTGA
- the lpxK gene encoding tetraacyldisaccharide 4'-kinase: MIDLFNPYAWIMRLRRWLYGANILRSVKLGTPVISVGNLSSGGTGKTPFTMYLARLLRSRYGLRCAIVLRGYKRDSSGLIVVRDWDAIHVNTRRSGDEAQLYARELEGVVVICDEDRVRGARMAREMGAEVVILDDGFQHLRLRRDLNVVLINALEGIPHSIPFGKGREGIGAISPFDLVAITNYSNSAADLARTIRDVQHHEPITVVARIVGYRAIGSRTTIAAADLKGKRVLAVSGIGTPEGFEQSLRAAGAVVMPLRFSDHAAYDEASIDQMIVAATEQTCDAIVTTTKDEVKLIQLLTPAHRERPIYVAQSQLDLLGTEPDLLQRLDALFQRTT, encoded by the coding sequence CGGCTTCGCCGATGGCTCTATGGCGCGAATATTCTCCGCTCCGTCAAACTCGGGACTCCGGTAATTTCCGTTGGCAATTTGTCGTCCGGTGGGACCGGCAAGACACCGTTTACGATGTATCTCGCTCGGTTATTGCGCTCGAGATATGGTCTACGCTGTGCGATCGTTCTTCGAGGTTATAAACGTGACTCCAGCGGTCTCATTGTCGTCCGCGACTGGGACGCAATACATGTCAACACACGTCGCAGTGGGGACGAAGCGCAACTCTATGCACGCGAATTGGAGGGGGTCGTAGTGATCTGCGACGAGGATCGTGTTCGAGGTGCGCGAATGGCGCGCGAGATGGGTGCAGAGGTTGTTATTCTCGACGACGGATTTCAACATCTTCGCCTGCGGCGTGACCTGAACGTCGTCCTGATCAATGCGCTCGAAGGTATTCCACACAGTATTCCCTTCGGCAAAGGACGAGAGGGAATCGGTGCAATCAGCCCATTCGATCTGGTGGCGATCACCAATTACTCGAACTCTGCAGCAGATCTTGCCAGGACGATCCGCGACGTACAGCATCACGAACCGATCACGGTCGTTGCTCGTATCGTAGGATACCGCGCGATTGGGTCGCGTACGACGATTGCCGCCGCCGACCTCAAAGGCAAACGAGTACTCGCAGTATCGGGCATCGGCACACCGGAAGGATTCGAGCAGTCGTTGCGTGCCGCAGGTGCCGTGGTCATGCCACTCCGATTTTCCGATCACGCTGCATACGACGAAGCATCGATCGACCAAATGATCGTCGCGGCAACAGAGCAGACGTGCGATGCCATCGTGACGACCACGAAGGACGAAGTCAAACTCATCCAATTGTTGACGCCTGCGCATCGCGAACGACCGATCTATGTGGCGCAGTCGCAGTTGGATCTGCTCGGTACCGAGCCCGACTTGCTGCAACGTCTTGACGCACTATTTCAGAGAACCACCTGA